aaaatgcggaagtggtaggtagatgcaagataaaggtagaaaacatagtttagtgctgtaagagggcaaatgtagatgatcaggtgtgtgcctatagactaagtattaatccaaggtagacaagggcaacaaaatgcATTGACTGATTTTTGAATTGTAAACCAAACTTGAATTCCTGAGAGAAACCCCAGTTGGTCATGATGGTACATCCTTTTTTGGACTATTAGATTTTATTTGCTGAATTTTTGTTAAACAGGTTTGCTGTCTGTGAGAGAtactggtctatagttttcttgcaATGTCATTTTCCTGTTCTGGTATCAGGTCAGTGACCTCTGTGAATGAGACAGAAAGTGTCCCATCTGCAATCTAGGAGCGTTTGCATAGACTCGGCATTGTTTATTCCTTAGATGTTTGAGAAAATTCCCCACTGAAACCAACTTAGCCTTGAATTTTCTTTGAAGTAATGTCGTCCCTCCACACACagattcagtttcctcagctggtATGAGGCTATTTAAATGATCTGTTTCTTGTTGAGTGAGCTTTGGTAGTTCACACACAAAAGTGAGcttttgtgtcttttaaggaGTTGGtacatttcatctaagttgtcaaatgtATTAGTGCAAAGCTGTTCCTAAGAATCtgttattatccttttaatgtctttaggaactGTGGTGATGCTGTCTGTAATTTCTGAGAGTGGTAATGTTTGTCTTCTTGCTCTTTTTCCCTATTAGATctgctagaggtttatcaattttactgaatttttttctttgaagaatagATTTTTGACTGGATCTTGGAAGGCCCAAGTTGGACTAGAAACGATTTCTAGGACATCTCAGGCATAGCTTGTTTCTGTCACCCAATTTGTGCTTTAAAGACAGAGGCGGGCAGGGAGAGAGACTGACTGCTCTCTAATGTCTTAATGTGGAAGGGAGTTTGCATCCTGCCCGCCATCTGCCTGAGCACGTTACTGTGTGCTGTTTGGTTCTCAGTTTTAATTCCTGGGTGGCGCCTGCAGCCTTGCAAGGTCCCTAGGGAAGGAGCGTGCTGGAAACCGCGGAACGTGGGAATGGATGAGGGAAGGCCAGACCGTATGGAAAAGCATCTTGTGTTCGTGGATTTGAAGACTTTGTATGTTGATATGGCAGAACTCCCCAAAATGTCCTACAAATTTCCATGCAGTCCCTTTCAAAATTTCAGCTGGCTTCTTTGTGGAAATTGACCAGCtgattctaaaatgcatatgccAGGGATCCAGAATATGCAAAACAATCTTGATAAAGGAGAACAAAATTGGAGGGCTCACACTTCCCAATTTTGAAACGTACTATAAAGTGACAATAATTAAGGCAGTGTAGTAGTCATGAGGACAGACATACACATTGGTGAGATGGAACTGAGAGtctaaaaataaacccacacaatTGCAGGTTTCATGGGCAGCAAGGCACCAAGACATTCAGGGAGAAAGTAGTCTTTGCAACAACTGGTCCTGGGACATGCAGCGGAATCAAGTTGGGCCTCATACCACATATgtaaattaactcagaatggatcaaagacttagaAGATCTGAAAGAGCTAAAACCAtgaaactctcagaagaaaacagagacaaatcttatgaccttggatttggcaataaATTCTTAGATGTGAGACAAAAGCATGAGCAACAGGAGAAGAAGCATACACTGTACTTTATAAAAGGAAATCTTTTGTGTTTCAATGGAGCACatttcaagaaagtgaaaagtcaacccatagaatgagagaaaatatttgtaaatcatgcaTCTGATAAGGGAacagtatccaaaatatataagaagttCTACAACTCAACGGTAAAACGGAAAACAACCAactaaaaatggcaaagaatttgaatagacTTTTccccagagaagacataaatgacCAGTAAGCACAGAAAAAGATCTTATCTTCAGTCATCAGCAAAATCCAAATCAGATACCACgtcacacccactagaatggctagaATAAAAAAGATGGACAGTGACAAGTGCCGAAGAGAAGGTGGGGAAACTGGAACCCATATACATCACCACTGTGAAAACTGGAAGTTCCCCAAAGATGacaaatatttacaatatttccCAGCAATACATACCCGGGTATAtgtccaaaagaactgaaaacatttgTACACACAAAACTTTTTATAtggatgttcacagcagcagcattcataatagctaaaaggtGGAGATGGCCTGAAGTCCTGTCAGAAGGTGAGCAGATAAACACGATGTGCAGTAGCCACACAATGGGAGGTTACACAGCTGTAAATAGGGGTGAAGTTCTGGCACATGCACAGATGGACCCTGAGAACATTATCCTGAgtgaaaccagacacaaaagaccacacacTATGTGATTAAGCTTACACAAAGTGTCCAGAATACATAGATCCTTAGGCACCTAACATAGATCAGTGTATGCCAgggcagcagcagggcagagaatTTCAAGCGGCTGCTAATGGATGCAGAGTCTTGGTTTTTGGTGGTGAAAATGGTTGGGGATCTGACTTTGGTGGGGGCTGAGTTTGTTTTcctggttcttgtccccacctcAAAAAAgagctgaaaggcagagacacagcagtgaagcggagttaaagttttatttgaatccacTCTAAGGGAGCAATGGGCCAGAGTCAGGGTggacaaaggcaggtttatttgagtaaagcagaggaaggaaaaacaggaggAAGACAGGGAAGATCAGTAAACTCCTACTCAGCACAGGGCGCACCCCTGCCAACTCCCAAAGCCAGTGGCACTTGGCGTCCAGTGCCCGATTGAACCTGCACAGCGCGGGAACTAAGCCCCACCAGCCCGGGAACCCCGGGGAGCAGCAGAGCACCGGGTGGAGTGATGTTACGCGCTGAGGGCTTCCCAAGGGCAAAGATAGATTTcgggcaggctgctaaagagcgTGATCTTAgggctgcagtcctgtctggtcTCCCAGGCGGCGGGAACTTGCCAGCCCAAGTCAGAGACCTCAGTGGCCTCTCACTGCTTGTCTAGAGTaaaacagagagagtgacacactcgaagaaaggggagtgtgggcaacctcagagaggaggcgcacTTGAGGGTTTGGGGTCTAGggattttatagggctttttgggtAAGGGTTAGCAGAAGGCATGACGTATACAGGCGATTTGTCATTCCTTTGAAATTTCATCTTAAGAACAGGGTCATTTAGGGGGCTGTGTTGGTCTGGGTCTCAGCATTCCTTGGTCCACATGGGTTCATCTACACTTCTGGAGGTCTGTCTCCTGGCCCTGTTACAAAGTTAGCTGATTATGgtgctggaagaagaggaaaaaatagcatataggttaagttaaagaataagctgggcctttttcacaggctaagtgGGTTTTACAATGGCCTGACCTAATGGtgcaatgaagacatgggctgcactcagatacttgtctttatctggggagtatctgGACATTCCAGGTAACTCCTAGCCTTTGAAACTACAACTAAtgaactcattaactctgtgagtccttcccGGCCCTCTGCTCCTACctgttaactctttgagtcccttttagggCACTTTACTGGCTTTACTCTCATTCCACCcactcatgtctatttttctggcTAACAGTTGTCCAACTGTGAATAAGAACTGCTGAATTGCATGCTTTCAAGGAGTGAATTTTAAAGCGtgagttatacctcaataagaaaattttaaaggtatTGGGGAAGCAGTGTGCCCCTAAGCCTCCATTCCTTTGTCTGTAAATGGGTCGGAGGACCCCTTGAAGGGTCATCGTGAGGGCACCGCTGGAGAACGCTCCTGGAGAGGGGAGACAGCCGGCTTCGGCAGTGCAGGCACTGGCTGCCTTTGGGGTGCCTTCGAAGGGCTCCTCACACAGCTCCTGGGGCTGAATATTACCAAGGGCCGCCCGCCGGGTTTCACTCTGAGGTCCAGGGCCACAACCCGCATGTGTGGCGGAGGGAGTGGAAGCTGGTGCCCTGGGTCATGCCCAGGCCCACCCCTCAGCCTGTCAGCAGCAGCTCTGGGGAGGAGCAGGCTGCTGACCTTGGGGCTTGGGGAGCGCGTGCTGACCACATCATGTGCGGGTAGGGGCTGTTGTGTCCCTGAATGAGTGACCAGGCGGCCTTCCAGGAGGAGCATTTGCGTGGATGGCCACaggaggggccctggggagggcgAGCagctgcccaaagtcacaggcAGAGGGGTTCCCGGAGCCCAGCATTCACATGTGCGGGCAGCAGGCAGGAAgctgccctgggctgggctgggcgaTTCCTTAAGGTGGAGCACCATCAGTGAGGGTCGGGAGTCAGTGCCCTCTCCACTCATTGCAGGGTGTTCTGAGCTGGGGGCTCAAGGCAGTGGTGGGCACAGGTGTCTGGTAACAGGACCAAGGCAGACAAGCCTTGGAGGGTTTGAGTCATGGGGGTTCTGGGAGAGCTTCGCAGGCAGGCTGCAAGGTGCCCTGTGGGGCAAGGAGCAGGATGGGAGTAGCAGGAAGCCCATGGCCAGGCAGGGGCGGGCGCGGGCATCTGGGTGCGGGTCTCCACCTGCCCTGCAGGCAGGCGGTCTCCTCAGCCATCTCCCAATTTCAGCTGCATCTGGCAATGGTGACTGGCAGGGTGTTCCACAGGGAGTGCCACGCTGAACTGCATGCAGAGGGCACATCTGGAATCAGGTTTTTGAGGGCAGGGAGGTTGATGTACCTGGGAACATCAGGGAAATAGGTACAAATAGAATCTTTTGCCAACCCAGCAACCCTCTCTACAAATGCAGGAAAGTTTAACTATCAAATGAACATTAAACCAGCCCATGATGCACAGAGGCTGCCTGGACAGGCAGACTGGGCTGGCTACTCATGTTACACACATACATACGTGTCCTCAACTGGTCCCCGCCCGCAGGCGAAGGGGTGAGGGGACGTGCCTAGCCCACCCAGACTCCACCTGGCCACGTAGTTACCAGATGCCCGGGCAGACTCCCCTGGTGACATGTGGACAAGAAAAACAATCCTGGGCTGGAAAAATTTGATGCAccctgaagggacagaaaaggCCTGGGTCACAGGTTCCCAGGAGACTCTATGAAAAGGCAGGACAGGATAGCAGGTCTCTTTCCCTTTTGGCAGCAGAAAgtccagttttcttttaaatttgtatttacatTCACAGTAGGGGGTGCAGAGAAAGGTGCCTCCACACCACAATTCTCACCAGGGTCTCAGGGGCCCAGAGGCTTCACCCCAACGCCGCAGTGGTCACGGTCAGGTTGGTGCTTTCCCCCAGGCGAATCTGGCAGCAGGGCGGGAGGGTGGCAGGGGGCCTGGTCCGCTGAGCCCCAGGACCTGGCTGTCTCACTGAGCGCCCCCCTCCAGAGATCCAGAGCTTCACCAGTGCCGAGAAGGACGGGCTCCGTTGGGGAGATCGCCTTCCAGCTGGACTGGCACATCCTGGCCTACGTCTTCCCGGGGGATAACCCGGCTGTATGGCCTCACCATCTCCAACATCCCTGAGAAGATCAGGCAGGTGTGTCTCCCTGCCTGGGGTGCCCTCCCTGTCCCAGGAGCCCCCTTGCTGCTCCGGGGAAGGTGTCCTCAAAGCCCTGTCATGCTGCAGGCCTGGGTGGGCTGAGGGGCGTCCAAGGCACTTGTGTCCTAATGACCAGCCTCTCCGCGCACACTGCATGTGGCCTGTGCAGTCTTAGGAGTGGCTGGGCCACTGAGCACCATGAGGCGCGCTGTGGGCGCCAGCTACCTCTCCTGCGCCAGGGATGCTGCGCCCTGTGCCTCTTGTCCCTGTgtccccagggctgcaggggaggggaggctggcGGGAGTGtggctctggcctcagtttcctgcccGCCCACAGACGTCCATCAAATCCCTGGACGGCTCCGTGGACGAGAAGCAGCTGCGGTGTACCTGGAGAAGCGGGGCTACAACCGTGACGTGCACCCGGTGTTTGGCGAGCCCCTCATCAACACCTCCGGCACCCTCCAGCTGTGGCCGCGCTGCACGAGCTGGTCGGCGGCGGTGTCCCCTGCAATAAACGTtttgttcccagcccagggccgcATGCGCCTGAATCCCGCCCGCGGGGAAGGTCCGCGCGCCCGCCAGCACCCGGTGCAGGTGCCTCTCTGGACCTGCTGCGTCCCCAGGCGCCCCTGCCACTGCGCACAGCTGTGGTACTGCCGCACTTTATTAAAATCATGTTTACTTGTCTGCCTTTCGCTGTGGCTCTTTGAGGTCGCAGAGAGCACTGGGTCACTGCTCCGCCACAGGAGGCATCCCTGTGTTTGTGGACAGGAGCCTGGACAGAGCCTGGATGGGAAGGGCTTCAGCTCAGGCAGTGCCCCCAGACTCTTCGATCCCCAGGACCTTCCCCATCACCCTCTGAGGTCTCAGGACTTTCCCTTGAAAGGGCCAGCAGGACCTGTCCCAGTTTGGGGTTCCCCAAATGCAGAGCCTGGGGCAAGGGTTCAGACGTGGGCAGGATTCCTGCAGAATCTACAGGCCCCGTGCAGAGTGGGAACTCAGCCCCTTGTAAAACTTAGGAATTTCGAGACaatgacagcagagcattaaccCAGGAACAGGTTGGGATGACTGTATGGGTGGCCTTGAGTGAGTCAGAAGGTGATTCAATGAACCCCCACATCCCGCTGGAGCTTTCTTGAGGTCTAGAGGATGGGTGGCCTTCCGGACCTGGCAGGCAGGACCTGGGCCTGCTTGGCACTTTCTAGGGCTCAGATTTGAGCAGAGGCTCCCTGTCACGCCTCTGCTGTGGGTGTGCTGTTGCGGGTGTTGGGGTTTGGGAGCCGACCCCAACGTGGGGCAAACGATCCCTCAGTCCTCATAGTCTGTGTGTCCTGGACTCCTCGGCACCCTAGAACCCTGTCTTAGCAGCCGTAACAAAGGCCTCAGGTGGGAGGTTCAGTCCTGGGGGCTGGGAGTCGGGgtccaggtgtgggcagggctggcttcCCCGCCCGAGACCTCTCCTAGGGGTGCAGACGCTGcctctctgtgtccttacatagTCCCAGCCTCCCT
The DNA window shown above is from Manis javanica isolate MJ-LG chromosome 3, MJ_LKY, whole genome shotgun sequence and carries:
- the SPATC1L gene encoding LOW QUALITY PROTEIN: speriolin-like protein (The sequence of the model RefSeq protein was modified relative to this genomic sequence to represent the inferred CDS: inserted 3 bases in 2 codons; deleted 2 bases in 2 codons; substituted 1 base at 1 genomic stop codon), which translates into the protein MAMVEGSELMSRLVSENADLKKQVCLMKENQMLKCLLSQETCQDHSHLLPRAPAHLEDRSPGSTVPDFAGLASIPEASSQLLPSSPEDLLCSHAPLSREDEASQVPFKVFLSNPELHVPRSPDRRLFPXLSPWQDSLMDKTLLEPREMVRPKEVCFSESSLRTGDRTRSSYYLNEIQSFTSAEKDGXSVGEIAFQLDWHILAYVFPGITRLYGLTISNIPEKIRQTSIKSLDGSVDEKQLRXYLEKRGYNRDVHPVFGEPLINTSGTLQLWPRCTSWSAAVSPAINVLFPAQGRMRLNPARGEGPRARQHPVQVPLWTCCVPRRPCHCAQLWYCRTLLKSCLLVCLSLWLFEVAESTGTFPITL